Proteins encoded in a region of the Methanofollis tationis genome:
- a CDS encoding type II secretion system F family protein, translated as MSDESRPGPFRRFVEAVVRQDRVKYNNLRQDLISARLGMTVEGYVGRSVQFALLAGLFFGLLIYFISGFVHLPTGSIQIVNILHLPMPDLQKGSSSWYLIRILAFMAAAAIAGAASYALALRYPVLERGNRETKINLSLHNTVSYIYAMRRGGAEIIDIFRSLSENAGIYGESAIEFRQVVRDADYFGMDVVSAIRHLSETTPSKKLKEFLEDLLSVIESGGNLSAFLSTRVRIYQEEARFEQKQFIGTLEFVGEAYVTAFVAGPLFLVIVMVVMGLLGGSAITQLSVVAYALLPIGSLIMILFIDLISVKEEGAERYTKMKVLDAFGEVRVVDVGGEETLFKQLTHYDRIRGIRGFIRAPLRGFVVDARRTFLITVPAALLYLLAIFLNLPPSLPFEAAVSAVDDHVVIAALLVMICYAVFFEAWRREIKGMEGAVPEFLARMAGINQVGLTLAQAIEILVRTNLGVLSYEIKRISKDIAWGANVQDALVRFEHRVRTPVVSRSVTLITTATRMSGNISEILTIASKDAQMSQVLRQERNAAMLLYLAVIYIAFFVFIFVVVVISAQFLPLLEDVATQAGQIGGTFGDIGNGSLLSIKRLLYHICLIQAFFSGLVAGKMGEGSVRAGVKHAAIMLFIGLAAFNLLV; from the coding sequence ATGAGCGACGAGAGCAGGCCCGGTCCCTTCAGGCGGTTTGTCGAGGCGGTCGTACGCCAGGATCGGGTAAAATACAACAACCTCAGGCAGGACCTGATCTCGGCGCGGCTCGGCATGACGGTAGAAGGGTATGTGGGCCGCTCAGTCCAGTTTGCCCTCCTGGCAGGCCTGTTTTTCGGTCTCCTCATTTATTTCATCTCGGGCTTTGTACACCTCCCGACAGGCAGCATTCAGATCGTCAACATCCTCCACCTGCCGATGCCCGACCTCCAGAAAGGCTCGTCGTCCTGGTATCTGATCCGGATCCTTGCCTTTATGGCGGCTGCAGCCATTGCCGGGGCGGCGTCCTACGCCCTTGCCCTCAGGTACCCGGTGCTGGAGCGGGGAAACCGGGAGACGAAGATCAACCTCTCCCTCCACAACACCGTTTCATACATCTATGCGATGCGGCGGGGGGGCGCCGAGATCATCGATATCTTCCGATCTCTCTCGGAAAACGCCGGGATTTACGGCGAGAGCGCCATCGAGTTTCGGCAGGTGGTGCGCGACGCCGATTATTTCGGCATGGACGTGGTATCGGCGATCCGTCACCTCTCCGAGACGACCCCGTCAAAAAAACTTAAAGAGTTCCTTGAAGACCTCCTCTCGGTCATCGAGAGTGGGGGAAACCTTTCGGCGTTTCTCTCGACCCGCGTCCGGATATACCAGGAAGAGGCACGCTTTGAGCAGAAACAGTTCATCGGCACCCTGGAGTTTGTCGGAGAGGCCTATGTCACCGCCTTTGTCGCCGGCCCGCTCTTCCTCGTGATCGTGATGGTGGTGATGGGGCTGCTCGGCGGATCGGCGATCACCCAGCTCTCGGTCGTCGCCTATGCGCTGCTTCCGATCGGTTCTCTGATCATGATCCTCTTCATCGACCTGATCTCGGTGAAGGAAGAGGGTGCCGAGCGTTACACGAAGATGAAGGTGCTCGACGCCTTCGGAGAGGTCAGGGTGGTCGATGTCGGCGGAGAAGAAACCCTGTTCAAGCAGCTCACCCATTACGACCGCATCCGGGGGATCAGGGGGTTCATCAGAGCACCGTTGCGCGGCTTCGTCGTGGACGCGCGGCGGACCTTCCTCATCACGGTGCCGGCGGCACTCCTTTACCTGCTGGCAATCTTCCTGAACCTTCCCCCCTCTCTTCCCTTCGAGGCTGCCGTCTCTGCCGTCGATGATCATGTCGTCATTGCGGCCCTTCTGGTCATGATCTGCTACGCCGTCTTCTTCGAGGCCTGGCGGCGCGAGATCAAGGGGATGGAGGGGGCGGTCCCCGAGTTTCTGGCCCGGATGGCCGGCATCAACCAGGTCGGCCTCACCCTTGCCCAGGCGATCGAGATCCTGGTGCGGACAAACCTCGGCGTTCTTTCCTACGAGATAAAGCGGATCAGCAAGGACATCGCATGGGGGGCAAATGTTCAGGATGCCCTCGTCCGTTTCGAGCACAGGGTGCGCACCCCGGTGGTCTCCCGCTCGGTCACCCTGATCACGACCGCCACCAGGATGAGCGGCAACATCTCCGAGATCCTGACGATCGCCTCAAAAGATGCCCAGATGTCCCAGGTACTCAGGCAGGAGAGAAACGCGGCGATGCTCCTCTACCTTGCGGTCATCTACATCGCCTTCTTCGTCTTCATCTTCGTCGTCGTGGTGATCTCGGCCCAGTTCCTCCCGCTGCTCGAGGACGTCGCAACCCAGGCCGGACAGATCGGGGGAACCTTCGGCGATATCGGGAATGGGTCGCTCCTCTCGATCAAGAGGCTTCTCTATCATATCTGCCTGATACAGGCCTTTTTCTCCGGTCTTGTCGCAGGGAAGATGGGCGAGGGCTCTGTGCGGGCCGGGGTGAAGCACGCCGCAATCATGCTCTTCATCGGACTGGCGGCGTTCAACCTGCTGGTGTGA
- a CDS encoding KaiC domain-containing protein codes for MNVDDEQRVQFGIEGLDSMLSGGIFEGSICSIVGTYGTGKTTFALQFIYEGLKQGEKAIFISLDERTEMIHRDILRRGWDLDTYLDKSLFVIKLDPTDFTVAVNQIKDELPQLIRSVGARRVVIDPISLFEGIFTDESIRRQELFRFIERMRDEDCTLILTSETLQNNPYASKYSLIEYMVDTVILLRYIRPSDLSEVHPAVEVVKMRGSNHSREIKPYEILRDRVQVYSEANVF; via the coding sequence ATGAACGTGGACGACGAACAGAGGGTGCAGTTCGGGATCGAGGGGCTCGACTCCATGCTGAGCGGCGGGATTTTTGAAGGGTCAATCTGCTCAATCGTGGGGACATACGGCACCGGCAAGACGACGTTTGCCCTCCAGTTCATTTATGAAGGGTTAAAACAGGGTGAGAAGGCGATATTCATCTCGCTCGACGAACGGACCGAGATGATCCACCGGGATATCCTGCGGAGGGGCTGGGACCTCGACACCTATCTGGACAAGTCCCTGTTTGTCATAAAACTCGATCCGACCGATTTCACCGTCGCCGTCAACCAGATCAAGGACGAACTGCCGCAGTTGATCCGGAGCGTCGGGGCACGAAGGGTGGTGATCGATCCGATATCGCTCTTCGAAGGCATTTTCACCGACGAATCGATACGGCGGCAGGAACTCTTCAGGTTCATCGAGAGGATGCGGGACGAGGACTGCACGCTCATTCTCACCTCGGAGACCCTCCAGAACAATCCGTATGCGAGCAAGTACTCCCTCATCGAGTACATGGTCGATACCGTCATCCTCCTCCGCTATATCCGCCCCTCAGACCTCTCAGAGGTCCACCCGGCGGTCGAGGTAGTGAAGATGCGGGGATCGAACCACTCGCGCGAGATCAAGCCCTACGAGATCCTCAGAGACCGGGTGCAGGTCTATTCAGAGGCGAACGTCTTTTAA
- a CDS encoding type II/IV secretion system ATPase subunit, with amino-acid sequence MNLPFPRKHPDQSEIFTDYDPETEPALVEAVIPEAFDLVESYWVDKGQSLVCILLNRRIGQNEYHLMEPALSPFEYELLERLHEDLRDTLILSDDEMIRERKQVLIERMNGLIREYGVRIDPISRRKIEYYILRNFVGWSRLEGLMKDPDIEDISCDGTGIPLFLYHRRFKNIRTNLTFSEVELNSLGISLAQRSGKHVSIGTPVVDATLPDGSRLQLTFGKEVSTRGTSFTIRKFRAEPFTPVELLDLGTFSPEELAYFWMSIENNKSLLFIGGTASGKTSSLNAVSLFIPPLAKVVSIEDTREITLFHENWIASVTRDTIAGEASTSISMFDLLKAAMRQRPEFILVGEVRGAEAQTLFQAMNTGHTTFSTMHAGGVDAAIHRLENEPLNVPRNMVQALDVVSVQALIYRGTERVRRCQEVVEIAGIDPGSGNLRVNTVFTYDAIHDVMRYSGRSLVYGRIMEMRGWTQARLEEEINERIHILRAMQEQKITDYRKVSHIFHLYAINRNTVMESIDNLSRLFS; translated from the coding sequence ATGAATCTGCCGTTTCCCCGGAAACATCCGGATCAATCAGAGATTTTCACCGATTACGACCCGGAAACCGAGCCGGCCCTGGTCGAGGCGGTGATCCCTGAGGCTTTCGATCTCGTTGAGAGTTACTGGGTGGATAAAGGGCAATCGCTTGTCTGTATCCTCCTCAACCGGCGTATCGGCCAGAACGAGTATCATCTGATGGAGCCCGCCCTCTCCCCGTTTGAGTACGAACTCCTGGAACGCCTCCACGAAGACCTGCGCGACACACTGATCCTCTCGGACGACGAGATGATCAGAGAGCGCAAACAGGTGCTCATCGAGCGGATGAACGGTCTGATAAGGGAATACGGCGTCCGGATCGATCCCATCTCACGCCGGAAGATCGAGTATTACATTTTGAGAAATTTTGTCGGCTGGTCCCGCCTGGAAGGGCTGATGAAGGATCCCGATATCGAGGATATCTCCTGCGATGGCACAGGCATTCCTCTCTTCCTGTACCATCGCCGGTTCAAGAACATCAGGACAAACCTCACCTTCTCCGAGGTCGAGTTGAACTCTCTTGGCATCTCCCTTGCCCAGCGTTCGGGAAAACACGTCTCGATCGGAACGCCGGTAGTGGACGCCACCCTCCCGGACGGCTCAAGGCTCCAGCTCACCTTCGGCAAGGAGGTCTCGACGCGCGGCACCTCATTTACGATCAGGAAGTTCCGGGCCGAACCCTTCACCCCGGTCGAACTCCTCGACCTCGGCACCTTCTCCCCGGAGGAGCTGGCCTATTTCTGGATGTCGATCGAGAACAACAAGAGCCTGCTTTTTATCGGCGGCACGGCCTCGGGCAAGACCTCCTCGCTCAACGCCGTCTCGCTGTTCATCCCGCCCCTGGCCAAGGTCGTCTCCATCGAGGACACCCGAGAGATCACCCTCTTCCACGAGAACTGGATTGCCTCGGTGACGCGCGACACGATTGCAGGGGAAGCATCGACCTCGATCTCGATGTTTGATCTCCTGAAGGCGGCGATGCGGCAGCGGCCCGAGTTCATTCTGGTCGGCGAGGTGCGCGGCGCCGAGGCCCAGACGCTCTTCCAGGCGATGAACACCGGGCACACCACCTTCTCCACGATGCATGCAGGCGGTGTCGACGCCGCCATCCACCGTCTGGAGAACGAACCCCTCAACGTCCCGAGGAACATGGTGCAGGCCCTGGACGTCGTCAGCGTGCAGGCGCTCATTTACCGCGGCACCGAGCGGGTCAGGCGCTGCCAGGAGGTCGTGGAGATCGCCGGCATCGACCCGGGCAGCGGGAACCTCCGGGTGAACACCGTCTTCACTTACGACGCCATCCACGACGTGATGCGCTACTCGGGCAGGTCGCTCGTCTACGGCAGGATCATGGAGATGCGGGGCTGGACCCAGGCGAGGCTTGAAGAGGAGATCAACGAGCGGATCCACATCCTCAGGGCGATGCAGGAGCAGAAGATCACCGATTATCGGAAGGTCTCTCACATCTTCCACCTCTATGCGATCAACCGGAACACCGTGATGGAGAGCATCGATAACCTTTCAAGGCTGTTTTCATGA
- a CDS encoding TldD/PmbA family protein has translation MELIEEILRTGGEMVDEIEVYVSEAESVSAELKRTLIENAGGSKGFGIGIRVIDRGRIGVSSTGSPKDWRACLEAAIASARLDHPQEWGGLPAPAPLPDAPPIFDPSLSLDPDWTRNTLGEMLRGAEVHDADVTGGSASLSRSKVTIANSSGVVYEQERTSAGCSLECINEQSTGFEFDVSPFVGIDPCRTGEQAAFFAEHGVDGEEIETGDYDLVLSPVALSQFLGHVLEPALSGRNVHAGRSWLAGKVGEECIGENLSISDDPSRCGLSSTRFDAEGVPARRIVFFENGVLQGYAYDLRTAYRYGQESTGSAVRSGPGGAPAIGVHTLVIDGARDTVDDEPAVYVHDIVGAHTANPLTGDFSVELSNPSWVEDGAFTLPVRSAMLAGNVFELLGAVAAIGKEERLVGGAVLPAVRLNKQHIIGK, from the coding sequence GTGGAACTGATTGAAGAGATCCTCCGCACCGGCGGAGAGATGGTGGACGAGATCGAGGTCTATGTCTCAGAGGCGGAATCGGTCTCTGCAGAGTTGAAACGCACCCTCATCGAGAACGCCGGGGGTTCGAAAGGGTTCGGGATCGGCATCCGCGTCATCGACCGGGGGCGCATCGGCGTCTCCAGCACCGGCAGCCCGAAGGACTGGCGGGCCTGCCTGGAGGCGGCGATCGCCAGCGCCCGCCTCGACCACCCCCAGGAATGGGGCGGACTGCCCGCCCCGGCACCCCTGCCGGACGCCCCGCCGATCTTCGACCCCTCGCTCAGCCTCGACCCCGACTGGACGAGGAACACCCTCGGAGAGATGCTCCGCGGCGCTGAAGTCCACGACGCAGACGTGACCGGCGGGTCGGCCTCGCTCTCCCGGTCGAAGGTGACGATCGCCAACTCTTCAGGCGTCGTCTACGAACAGGAGCGCACCAGCGCCGGGTGTTCCCTGGAATGCATCAACGAGCAGTCCACCGGATTTGAGTTCGACGTCTCCCCGTTCGTCGGGATCGATCCCTGCCGCACCGGCGAACAGGCGGCATTTTTTGCCGAGCACGGCGTTGACGGCGAGGAGATCGAGACCGGGGACTACGACCTCGTCCTCTCGCCGGTCGCCCTCTCCCAGTTCCTCGGCCACGTCCTCGAACCCGCTCTCTCGGGCAGGAACGTGCATGCAGGCCGGTCCTGGCTCGCCGGGAAAGTAGGGGAGGAGTGCATCGGCGAGAACCTCTCGATCTCTGACGATCCCTCCCGGTGCGGCCTTTCCAGCACACGGTTCGACGCCGAAGGCGTGCCTGCAAGACGGATTGTCTTCTTCGAGAACGGCGTTTTGCAGGGTTATGCCTACGACCTCCGCACCGCCTACCGCTACGGACAGGAGAGCACCGGATCAGCGGTCCGCAGCGGGCCTGGCGGCGCTCCTGCAATCGGCGTCCACACCCTGGTCATCGACGGGGCGCGGGACACTGTCGACGACGAGCCCGCCGTCTATGTCCACGATATCGTCGGAGCGCACACGGCCAACCCCCTCACCGGCGACTTCTCGGTCGAACTCTCCAACCCATCATGGGTCGAGGACGGGGCGTTCACCCTCCCGGTGCGGAGCGCCATGCTGGCCGGCAACGTCTTCGAACTCCTTGGTGCGGTCGCCGCCATCGGAAAAGAGGAACGCCTCGTCGGCGGCGCCGTGCTTCCGGCGGTAAGATTAAATAAGCAGCATATCATTGGTAAATAG
- a CDS encoding pro-sigmaK processing inhibitor BofA family protein — protein sequence MIETIIAIALVIVAVGVLYYFFKQATTLIINAVVGLILLFLINYFQVTGMIGGTEIPINWATVLICALGGVIGVVLLVLLNLAGITI from the coding sequence ATGATAGAGACCATTATCGCCATTGCACTCGTGATCGTGGCTGTCGGGGTCCTGTATTATTTTTTCAAGCAGGCGACGACCCTGATCATCAACGCCGTGGTCGGGCTGATCCTCCTCTTCCTGATCAACTACTTCCAGGTGACCGGCATGATCGGCGGGACCGAGATCCCGATAAACTGGGCGACCGTCCTTATCTGCGCCCTCGGCGGTGTTATCGGCGTGGTTCTGCTCGTCCTGCTCAACCTTGCCGGGATCACCATCTGA
- a CDS encoding alpha/beta hydrolase — MILEPGAGDLFLIQGPSSFLLGGVVRERFALPVNAADDVYFEPVRPGDLVCVSAPEGGSLRAAAMLLLLVRDHHFPVFALPKGHPGSTWVPMVISTAPSITLSCGIVRGTHPDQHLLCSSAELAGIVLRGGVDAVTVEGLPAGFTISYICVDRALAAE, encoded by the coding sequence ATGATCCTGGAGCCCGGTGCCGGCGATCTCTTCTTGATACAGGGCCCCTCCTCTTTTCTTCTCGGTGGTGTCGTGCGCGAACGGTTCGCCCTTCCGGTGAACGCTGCCGATGACGTCTACTTCGAACCGGTCCGTCCGGGCGATCTCGTCTGCGTCTCGGCCCCGGAAGGCGGGTCCCTGCGGGCGGCGGCGATGCTCCTTCTTCTCGTCCGGGACCATCACTTCCCGGTCTTCGCCCTTCCAAAGGGCCATCCCGGATCGACATGGGTGCCGATGGTTATCTCGACCGCCCCGTCGATCACCCTCTCCTGCGGGATCGTCAGGGGCACGCACCCTGACCAGCACCTCCTCTGTTCTTCAGCTGAACTTGCCGGCATCGTCCTGCGGGGCGGCGTGGACGCTGTCACGGTCGAGGGCCTTCCTGCGGGGTTCACGATCTCGTATATATGTGTTGACCGGGCGCTCGCCGCAGAATAA
- the lonB gene encoding ATP-dependent protease LonB → MKSEEDVLQGYDVSSSSEITVPPRLIDQVIGQENAVEVIKKAATQRRHVMMIGNPGTGKSMLAKAMAELLPKEELKDILVYPNLDDSNNPIIRTVASGRGKQIVAAHKAEAGKRKQMRNTLIMLLIFGIIGYALISGQWLMGIIAAAFIFMALQYSRPREEAMIPKLLVSSEPNAVAPFIDGTGSHAGALLGDVRHDPFQSGGLETPAHDRVEAGAIHRSNGGVLFIDEINTLTPHSQQNLLTALQEGEFPITGQSERSSGAMVRTEPVPCRFIMVAAGNLDAVQGMHPALRSRIRGYGYEVYMQDTMLDTPENRVKFVRFIAQEVKNDGKIPHFDRSAIEEVIREGQRRSNRKGHLTLKLRDMGGLIRVAGDIARQEGADMTTAEHVLKAKQSARSIEQQISDEYITRIRDYDLSVVTGTQIGRVNGLAVMGSDSGSILPIVAEVTPSQGANGTVIATGLLKEIAKESIQNVSAILKKFTGRDIRNMDVHVQFIGTYSGVEGDSASISVATAVISAIEGIPVKQDVAMTGSLSVRGDVLPIGGVTYKIEAAAKAGIKTVIIPKANFGDVLIEDRYRTMVEIIPVEHIEEVLEVALVPQNREVFLNKLKKLAAEPAKVFESSTGAAGSHSAA, encoded by the coding sequence ATGAAATCCGAGGAAGACGTCCTCCAGGGCTATGATGTCTCGAGTTCCTCCGAGATTACCGTGCCCCCCAGGCTGATCGATCAGGTGATCGGTCAGGAGAACGCCGTGGAGGTGATAAAGAAGGCCGCCACCCAGCGCCGACATGTGATGATGATCGGCAACCCCGGTACAGGCAAGTCGATGCTGGCGAAAGCGATGGCCGAACTCCTCCCCAAAGAGGAACTCAAGGACATCCTTGTCTATCCGAACCTCGATGACTCGAACAACCCGATCATCAGGACGGTTGCTTCGGGGAGGGGCAAGCAGATCGTTGCCGCCCACAAGGCCGAGGCAGGGAAACGCAAACAGATGCGCAACACCCTGATAATGCTCCTCATCTTCGGCATCATCGGCTACGCCCTGATATCGGGCCAGTGGCTGATGGGCATCATCGCCGCCGCCTTCATCTTCATGGCTCTCCAGTACTCAAGGCCGCGTGAAGAGGCGATGATCCCCAAACTCCTGGTATCCAGCGAGCCCAACGCCGTCGCCCCCTTCATCGACGGCACCGGGTCGCATGCCGGCGCCCTCCTGGGCGACGTGCGCCACGACCCTTTCCAGTCCGGCGGGCTCGAGACCCCGGCCCATGACCGCGTCGAGGCCGGCGCCATCCACCGCTCGAACGGCGGCGTGCTCTTCATCGACGAGATTAACACGCTGACGCCCCATTCGCAGCAGAACCTCCTCACGGCCCTGCAGGAAGGGGAGTTTCCCATCACCGGTCAGTCAGAGCGGTCGAGCGGGGCGATGGTCAGGACCGAACCGGTTCCCTGCCGTTTCATCATGGTGGCGGCCGGCAACCTGGACGCCGTTCAGGGGATGCACCCGGCACTCCGCTCCCGTATCAGGGGCTACGGCTATGAGGTGTATATGCAGGACACGATGCTCGACACCCCTGAGAACCGCGTGAAATTCGTCAGGTTCATCGCTCAGGAGGTGAAGAACGACGGGAAGATCCCGCACTTCGACCGGAGCGCGATCGAAGAGGTGATCAGGGAAGGGCAGCGCCGATCCAACCGGAAGGGGCACCTGACCCTGAAGCTCCGTGACATGGGCGGGCTGATCCGGGTCGCCGGCGACATTGCCCGCCAGGAAGGCGCCGACATGACGACTGCCGAGCATGTGCTCAAGGCGAAGCAGTCGGCCCGCTCGATCGAGCAGCAGATCTCAGACGAGTACATCACGCGGATACGGGACTACGACCTCTCCGTCGTTACCGGCACGCAGATCGGGCGGGTGAACGGCCTTGCCGTGATGGGCAGCGACTCGGGCTCGATACTGCCGATCGTCGCCGAGGTTACCCCGTCGCAGGGGGCGAACGGGACGGTGATCGCCACCGGGCTGTTAAAGGAGATCGCAAAGGAGTCGATCCAGAACGTCTCGGCGATCCTGAAGAAGTTCACCGGCCGGGACATCAGGAACATGGACGTCCATGTCCAGTTCATCGGCACTTACAGCGGCGTCGAGGGTGACTCGGCATCCATATCGGTGGCGACCGCCGTCATCTCGGCGATCGAGGGCATCCCGGTGAAGCAGGACGTGGCGATGACCGGCTCCCTCTCGGTCCGCGGCGACGTCCTGCCCATCGGCGGCGTCACCTACAAGATCGAGGCGGCCGCCAAGGCCGGGATCAAGACGGTGATCATCCCGAAGGCGAACTTCGGGGACGTGCTGATCGAGGACCGGTACCGCACGATGGTGGAGATCATCCCGGTGGAGCATATCGAGGAGGTGCTCGAAGTGGCGCTCGTCCCGCAGAACCGCGAGGTCTTCCTGAACAAACTGAAAAAACTTGCCGCGGAACCGGCGAAGGTCTTTGAGTCCTCCACCGGTGCCGCCGGCAGCCATTCGGCGGCATAA
- a CDS encoding RAD55 family ATPase, with protein MRDRADLRVPTGIASLDPVLDGGVPPGSMILLLGDIGAGNSDFIRSSAIFLSKEKKERGDEAAPAGEILYITVTRIRDDILGEVESSVSPDLYAAMEEGVRFSDLSRLYFDASVVPAEWYGGSDILTRMQNRSSRENILGELSTILSGAAPGSVIYLDSLTDLATQADTPQEWKAFTGFLRGLQRVTKRWGSVVYLPLTRGVLPAAKEIEIQDIADAVTLFQWEETQAMRRQRTMYFRKFRGVMPHLEEQDLVKFGVRITAGGGFEVSNIRVVI; from the coding sequence ATGAGGGACAGAGCAGATCTGAGGGTTCCAACCGGGATCGCCTCTCTTGACCCGGTGCTGGACGGCGGCGTCCCGCCGGGGTCGATGATACTCCTTCTCGGGGATATCGGGGCAGGGAACAGCGACTTCATCAGGTCATCAGCAATATTCCTATCAAAGGAGAAAAAAGAGCGAGGAGATGAAGCAGCTCCTGCCGGCGAGATCCTGTACATCACGGTCACCCGCATACGGGACGACATCCTCGGGGAGGTGGAGAGTTCAGTGAGCCCGGACCTCTACGCCGCCATGGAGGAAGGGGTCCGGTTCAGCGATCTTTCCAGACTGTATTTCGACGCCAGCGTCGTCCCGGCCGAGTGGTACGGAGGGAGCGACATCCTCACCCGGATGCAAAACCGCTCCTCACGGGAAAATATCCTCGGAGAACTCTCGACGATCCTCTCGGGTGCGGCGCCGGGCAGCGTCATTTATCTCGATTCGCTCACCGACCTTGCCACCCAGGCCGACACGCCGCAGGAGTGGAAAGCGTTCACCGGTTTTCTTCGCGGCCTGCAGCGGGTGACAAAACGGTGGGGGTCGGTGGTCTACCTGCCCCTGACGCGCGGCGTCCTTCCAGCAGCCAAAGAGATCGAGATCCAGGACATCGCCGACGCCGTCACCCTCTTCCAGTGGGAGGAGACGCAGGCGATGCGGCGGCAGAGGACGATGTACTTCAGGAAGTTCAGGGGGGTGATGCCCCACCTCGAGGAGCAGGACCTGGTGAAGTTCGGCGTGCGGATCACCGCCGGGGGCGGGTTTGAGGTATCCAACATCAGGGTGGTCATATGA
- a CDS encoding TldD/PmbA family protein has translation MHNLRYYDIRHVRGSSTHIDIDNGVVESAGTSFFDHAVVRVLGEKGWGILTLENLDPDGPVEALIREALDLAQITEDPVDLADAPRQILPVPAVGEDPRDISLEEKTHLLAGIEGTARIPGVVNTRARYAETIEEVRFLDSSGVEFSYEIPRCGFSVMAVAARKGEMQMGRESLHTIRGLNLRHREEMGTKAAETAVALLDARAAKGGRMRAVLDPELAGVFAHEAIGHASEGDLVREGNSVLAGRTGELIGSPTITIVDDPTLPEFGFEPVDAEGVAVGRTELIRNGRVNAYMHSRQTLAAVGNGRAGHARASAGDPPLVRMSNTFIEEGDAAYDEIIAECRSGILLKGSRGGQVDPGRGVFQFNAEYGYIIEDGALGAMVRDVSLSGEILGTLHAIALVGNDRAMHQGYCGKGGQSVPVSDGSPHILLEDAVVGGSGTD, from the coding sequence ATGCATAATCTTCGCTATTATGATATTCGCCACGTCCGCGGCTCCTCGACCCATATCGACATCGACAACGGTGTGGTCGAGTCGGCAGGCACCAGTTTTTTCGACCATGCGGTCGTCAGGGTGCTCGGGGAGAAGGGGTGGGGGATCCTCACCCTCGAAAACCTTGATCCCGACGGTCCGGTTGAGGCGCTGATCCGCGAGGCGCTCGACCTTGCCCAGATCACCGAGGACCCGGTGGACCTCGCCGACGCTCCCCGCCAGATCCTGCCGGTGCCGGCGGTGGGCGAGGACCCCCGCGATATCTCGCTCGAAGAGAAAACACACCTTCTGGCCGGGATCGAGGGGACCGCACGCATCCCGGGGGTCGTGAACACGCGGGCCAGGTATGCCGAGACGATCGAAGAGGTCAGGTTCCTCGACTCGTCGGGTGTAGAGTTCTCCTACGAGATCCCCAGATGCGGCTTCTCGGTGATGGCCGTTGCGGCCAGGAAAGGCGAGATGCAGATGGGACGGGAGAGTCTGCACACCATCCGCGGCCTTAACCTCCGCCACCGCGAAGAGATGGGGACGAAGGCGGCAGAGACCGCCGTCGCCCTCCTCGATGCGAGGGCGGCGAAAGGGGGACGGATGCGGGCAGTGCTCGATCCCGAACTCGCGGGGGTCTTTGCCCACGAGGCAATCGGCCATGCGAGCGAGGGCGACCTCGTCAGGGAAGGCAACTCCGTCCTCGCCGGCAGGACCGGCGAACTGATCGGCAGCCCGACCATCACGATCGTCGACGATCCCACGCTCCCCGAGTTCGGGTTCGAACCGGTAGACGCTGAGGGCGTCGCGGTCGGCCGGACCGAACTGATCAGGAACGGACGGGTGAACGCCTACATGCACTCGCGCCAGACGCTGGCGGCGGTGGGAAACGGCCGCGCCGGGCATGCCCGCGCCAGTGCCGGCGACCCGCCTCTCGTGCGGATGAGCAACACCTTCATCGAGGAGGGTGACGCCGCCTACGACGAGATCATCGCCGAGTGCCGGAGCGGCATCCTACTGAAGGGCTCGCGCGGCGGACAGGTCGATCCCGGCCGCGGCGTATTCCAGTTCAACGCCGAGTATGGGTATATCATCGAGGACGGCGCTCTCGGGGCGATGGTCAGGGATGTCTCCCTCTCAGGCGAGATCCTGGGCACGCTCCATGCGATCGCCCTGGTCGGCAACGACCGGGCGATGCACCAGGGGTATTGCGGCAAAGGCGGACAGAGCGTCCCGGTGAGCGACGGGTCGCCCCATATTCTCCTCGAAGATGCGGTGGTGGGTGGCAGTGGAACTGATTGA